A single Anopheles maculipalpis chromosome 3RL, idAnoMacuDA_375_x, whole genome shotgun sequence DNA region contains:
- the LOC126565424 gene encoding thioredoxin reductase-like selenoprotein T homolog CG3887: MLRSLVRSHFKLLTAILLAGLAVSLVEGEKEIPLTKFSQDVGGYGATMTFLYCYSCGYRKAFDDYYNIIREKYPEITIRGGNYDPSGFNMLLSKVLLVTKLLLIAALMSNYDIGRYIGNPFAGWWRWCFNNKLYASMMIFFLGNTLEAQLISSGAFEITLNDVPVWSKLETGRFPAPQEMFQIIDNHLQFANKIEPNPDFVK; encoded by the exons ATGTTGCGTTCCCTGGTGCGGTCACATTTTAAGCTCCTGACAGCGATACTGTTGGCCGGTCTGGCCGTGAGTCTCGTGGAGGGCGAAAAAGAAATACCACTTACCAAGTTCAGCCAGGATGTTGGCGGGTACGGCGCAACGATGACGTTCCTGTACTG CTATTCTTGCGGGTATCGTAAGGCCTTCGATGACTACTACAACATCATCCGTGAGAAGTATCCGGAAATAACGATCCGGGGCGGTAACTATGATCCGTCCGGGTTTAATATGCTGCTATCGAAGGTGCTGCTAGTGACGAAGCTACTGCTGATCGCGGCACTCATGTCGAACTACGACATCGGTCGCTACATTGGCAATCCGTTTGCCGGCTGGTGGCGATGGTGCTTTAACAACAAACTGTATGCATCGATGATGATTTTCTTCCTGGGTAATACACTGGAAGCACAG CTCATATCATCCGGCGCATTCGAGATAACACTGAACGATGTGCCTGTGTGGTCGAAACTAGAAACGGGCCGGTTTCCTGCGCCAcaggaaatgtttcaaatcatCGATAATCACCTACAGTTTGCCAACAAGATTGAGCCAAATCCGGACTTTGTTAAATAA